TTTTGTCCTGGTTCTATTATCACGTAACCGTGCTCGTCTAGTTTAAGACCTATTTTATTGAAGAAGTCTTTAGGTGGTTCTGACCCTATCTCTACTAACACACCATCTACTCTTATCTTCCTGATTTCGTGAGTAACTAAGTTTTCTACTTCTACCCACTCAACTGATTTGTCTCCTCCTATACTCCTGACTACAGAGTTTAGCACTAGCTCTATTTTTGGGTGGTTGGTGACTGACTTAACGTACACGTCGTACGCTCTAAAAGAATCTCTCCTGTGTATGAGGTAGACTTTACTTGCGTATGAAGTCATTAGTAGAGCTGACTGGAGGGCTGAGTTACCACCACCTACTACAGCAACTATTTTTTCTTTGAATAGTGGGGCGTCGCAAGCAGCACAGTATGTAACGCCTTTGCCAGCGAGTTCTGCCTCGCCTGGAACACCTAGCTTTCTTCTCTTACTACCTACAGCTAGGATTACCGCCTTGGTAGTGAAGACTGCTCCAGACTTAGTTAAGATTTTGAATGTATTATTTTCTCTCACAATATCTACTACCAAGTCTTTATATATTGGTACTTCATACTTTCTCACGTGATCTACGAATCTTTTAGCTAGTTCTGGACCAAGAATGTCTTGCACTCCTATATAGTCATCAACTACGCCTGCCTCGTTTAAGGTCCCTCCTATGTCTTCACCGACGCAGGCGGTTTTGAGTCCTAGTCTCTTACAGTAGAGAGCTGCCGTGAGTCCTGCAGGACCCGCCCCAACGACTAAGACGTCTAGAGTCTCTGTCTCTCGCGGCTTCTTAGGCATTCCTAGCCTAAAGCTCATCTTAATCTCCAGCGTTAAATATGGTAGTAAGGATTATATAAGTTAGAGTGAGTACGGTGTGGGGTTGACGTAAGTTCATGAGGTATCGCAAGCTACTCCATGACTTGTCAAGTAATTACATAGAAGTTCTCGAATGCAGAGATCTTAGTGTGAGTCTTAATAGACCTGACGTCAAGCAAGAATTAACTAATATAACTAGACTACTAAGAACTTCTGAAGAATTCAGGAAAGACTTGGCTCACTATACTCAAACATACAAGGACTTCCTGAAGAGCTATCTTAAGGCACCCTATAGCAAGACAGGATAT
The Zestosphaera sp. DNA segment above includes these coding regions:
- a CDS encoding FAD-dependent oxidoreductase yields the protein MSFRLGMPKKPRETETLDVLVVGAGPAGLTAALYCKRLGLKTACVGEDIGGTLNEAGVVDDYIGVQDILGPELAKRFVDHVRKYEVPIYKDLVVDIVRENNTFKILTKSGAVFTTKAVILAVGSKRRKLGVPGEAELAGKGVTYCAACDAPLFKEKIVAVVGGGNSALQSALLMTSYASKVYLIHRRDSFRAYDVYVKSVTNHPKIELVLNSVVRSIGGDKSVEWVEVENLVTHEIRKIRVDGVLVEIGSEPPKDFFNKIGLKLDEHGYVIIEPGQKTNIEGIFAAGDCTGGHYKKKFDQVVTATAEGALAALSAYEYLTKIGLEKGERGY